From the Raphanus sativus cultivar WK10039 unplaced genomic scaffold, ASM80110v3 Scaffold0227, whole genome shotgun sequence genome, the window TAGTAACTATGTAAACAAAATTCTGATTCCACTATATTGCGATCAAAAAAATTTATTCTCTCAATTATTGAAGCAGATAAATTTTGGCAACGGACTGAACTGATAGACGCGGTGGGATCTCAATCAGACGCGTGTCACCACTGCACTCCTCTGCTATGCTTCGCGAAGATGATCATAAAGTTAGTTTTCGTATTTTTGTATCACACCAAAAGTATATCTCAATATCACACGGTTGAAACCCTAACTTAATATAATGGTTAACTACACTTAATTTGATTCGAGGCGAGCGAGATGACGTACTTTCTTTTGTTCTCGGCCCTATGGTAGGATGCTAAGAGTTGTTCGATACTtagatttaattattatttcataGTCCTGTGTTCCTTGTTTACTTTCCGCGATTTTTTAGTTGCTTTGATGAGAGTAGCTGTGAAGTATTTATACTCGTACATGAACATTCTAATTTTCAAGAAAATGTGGAGAGTCGTCAGAGTAGGGATATGTCTAtgtttaatttatgtatattagCTTTCATTACCACACAAGTCGTGgtctttgaatatttttttttttttttgtaaaatccttgaatagtttttttattttgctattaAATCGTCCAATagttttattttggtaaaaaaatcgTCGAATAGTTCACATTCCCATCTCTATTTATATCGTTTTCTCACTCAAACATCgtaagataaataaattatatctGGCACCTTGACACTTTAGTTTCGAAACTTCAATCAAGTTTtatcttgtaaaaaaaaaaagtgatttgcatagaaaatataaagtaactgTTGATTGGCTAGTCCTTTTAGGACAACCCCGTTTGAAATTATATGAATGATCTCTGTATAATAGCGTTCAACTGCGAATTTACTCTATATAGATATGCCCATTTCATAGTATAACTTTTTGAATAgaatttttttcctataaattTTAGCTACAATGTAATACACCATGAAAATTTTTGGACGAAAACGATAGTTATCAAAACAAATTAAGTCTAAATAATCTATAGGACACCCCACTGGACAAACCCACATGGAACTAAGAGCTATAGATAAGAAATTGACGGGCttcataaattttgtaaaacaaatctatttaaaccaaaattaatgttatgttttttgtattatttttcgACCTTCCccttatttgatttaatatgcTACCCACCAACTTTTTGTCGTACTCGTTCAGTAATCAGTATGATAACACAGCTCAGCCAGTCAGCCgacaataaaattatttgagCTATATCGGAAAACTACTATTTTCAAACACAAGCAACGGATGTCCTTGGAGATTAACTGAACGTAACGTTTTCCTCAAATCTTTTTTTCCGATCTTTCTGATTTAAAAGGCCAGAGAACCAACACTACTTTGAAAGCCCAATGGGTTGTTTCATCCTATCAAAACCTGTAACACCTAAAAGATATAGACCACTAAgagcaaaatatttaaatcattataGAACATATGGAACGGGTTGGATTGACGGACGGATCCATGAGTTCTGACCTCTTAATGTATacggtattaattttcagttttagtttttatttatttatactaaatagtatatttgtaatatttgatcgttttatactGACTAAGCTAGGTGTTGGTATTTggatatccactcgaattcggttaaaatctatccgggtttgagattttcgagtttataGATTCTatctctattcgggtatttataaattttggttccaaTTTGTTTTAGATCTTttcgggtttgataacccgttaaattattttaaaattttcaaaatttatatatctttaaatatcctttaaatctaaaaaaatataacatgtaaatttgagtaatgtaagataaagtacctaaattaaaaattaaaaattaaaaataggtttaacttgaatatttggatgaagaataaatatatatatattaagtatttttggtgttttgattattgtttatctactttaaatgtttacttttgactattttttatatttcaaatatttgaaacaacttaaaatagctcatatcttggatattaactcgaaaaatagctaacatattaaagtatatataaatatgatttatatacattcgaatatccgaaatatttcgttcggataaagtttggttatggttctctaaataccaaaatggtaaatctgtttggatattatctagtttcagttcaaatttggtaatatttttttcgttcatatttgttaaatgaaaattgatattataatttccatgaattatttgtccaataaaaatgtattttttttaaatttgacattgatttaattaagaagttaatgaagtgtatttaattcaaatttagttttcgaaaacacattaatgtaagtggaatagacaaaacattaaaatatgaagtattatttaattgtgtatttaattcaaatttaattttggaaaacacattaatcaaagtgaaaaaaacaaaacattaaaataagaattattatttaatgtcagcgACATgaaagtgtaaataacactgaaaactaaggggtattctatatggatacttctcttttaataatatagatgaagtgaaaaaaaaatgaactaatagttttaacttttaactgtACAAAACCAATTACCGATTCCTCTTTGGAGACAGTCATGATAGAGATCCCAAATGAAAACCAATTCATATTATTCccattaaaaaatatataagtaatcataATAAACATGTattgaaatttatatacaatttatTAAGAATTTTAGAGATGGCAGACATTTTATGCTCCAGCATTATCATTTTCGGATAATAGATAAATGCCTTAGATCATCATTATCGCTGTATCTTAGAGTGTCCTTAgcttaattttaattaaaaagaaaatcaaaacaattaatAATAGAAAGACGACGTGTCTTAGTTAAGATACAAATTTGCTCGTCCTTAGCTGGACACGCGTCGCTCTCTCTTCTTCCCGTCTAATCTTCTTCGGCGACAGAGAATAGGAATCAACTTCCCAGCATCAAACAAATCGTCTCCCTCTTCCTCACTTTTGATTGATAATACTCAGGAGTTAAAGTTCAAGCAGGGAGGCCCTTTGTGGTATGTAGGTTTGTGATCCAATCTGCTGTTTCCTGATTTGATGTTGAATTGCTATGATCTGATTATAAagctgtgattttttttcttaatctggGGTTCATGAAATTGGATTGAAAGGTTGTGACTTTCTGAGAATTTACGTTTCCTTTTGtttctgagattttttttgtttatgtcaTGTACTTTCTTCATCCGTTGGATTATTTTACAgatgatatataattaagaaCCATCCATTCTCTCAAGCGGTACAGAAACGAAGGATGTAAAGGGTTGAAAAAATGACTCGTCATATAAAATGACTCGTCTCTCTTCCATCTCCCCGCAGAAACCAAAGCAAAGGAAGAAAAATATGGCTCAAACTCTCGATTGGGATGTTGTTATTGATGAAATCTCAGGTACTTTTAAGACACAGAGTTGTGGGCGTGTCTGATTTCTAATATAcatttgttttgtgtgtgtgtttaaggGGTTTATGAGATCTTAGAAGCTATGGGAATGGCTTCCATGAGCAGCTCTAATGGAGAAAGCCTTAAACTTTGCGTGTTTGACTTGAGGAGAGGCCAAAACGAAGGACATGAGCTTGACAAGATCTTGTTCTTCTTTCCTCCTGATGTATCCTTCTCCTCTCAGCTCTCTGTTATCGGCCTCAGCGAAGGTCTTATCATATTCACCAGGTCAGCTTCTAGATaaattctctttcttttcaaagAAGACCATCCATTGATTTCTCTCACTGCGGATCATCTTCTCATGAGTTTTGAGGTTAACATTATGTTTCACAGCTCCTGTTTGGTTTTACTGAAACATTGTTTATAGAATTTAAAATGCAGACTTTTCTCACCAGAAGCAGCTTGTGAGGTAATAGAAGCAGAGAGACATTCTCATGTCTTCTATGAAGCCGAGCCTGATATATGGATGGTCATGGTACATCCTTATCAACTCCGtttcttctttgaatctctcATTTTTCGTATGCATTTATTTGTAGAgcaaattttttataatagtcTCTCTTAGGCTGTAGAGAAAAATAAGGAGATTGAAGCCATATGGAGGGTTGATGCATTGCAGAAGGTGCTAAAGAAAGTCCATTCCCTCTTTGTTATGTTTCACGGATCAGTTAGGTCATTGCTTGATAAAGAACCATCTGGTGGGCTTATCGGATCACACTTGCagttatatgttttgttttggaatTTTTAAACCTAATGACTAACCAAAAGTCCCATCAATAATCACAAATTTCATTAAAGTTCCATAACAATGTCCTAAACTACAAATTTCATTAAAGTTCCATCTGCATCAATGAACTTTGAGGGAGggtcttaattttaatttttttattatttttttttttacttttttgtttgttaaaaaaagaaaaaacggaCCAATCGCGGGCCACCACGTTGCGTGGGGCCCGCGTAACAGTGACGTACCGGATTCATACAGAAGAGGCACAGAGGGACGAGTTCATTGATAgttgattattttaatatttttctgtCTGGAAAAGCGTGTGAACTCAGTTGACGAACCTTTAATGCTAATGccctaagagcatcattaaccctaGCACTCCTAATAGAGTGCTTAATcacttttttaataataaataggTGTTAAGCACTTTTTTAAGCAACATCTAATTTTTGTCCTCCAATGCAAGTATTTTATTTAggggttttaaaaaaaaattaaacattaattgctttatttaagataaatttatttattatataaaacatattaaaagatcaaaaaaaaaatttaagaaacacTTTGGTTTGTAAATCCTCTTGCGATCATTAGAAAGTAAAGCAACATTGTTTGAAACATCCTATAAGAGTAAACCAAGAAGAAGACGTTCTAGAGTAAACCAAGCTACACATACCTTTCATCCACAAATTTGGCATATACATTCTACAGAAAAACTTACAATGTGCTAAAAGGATATGATGTTAACAATCTGACTAACTTCTTTAGCCATTGTAGGTGTCCATCTCCTTCTGATTGCTGCAAGTTCTGTCCTTTCCTTATCACCACCACCGTAATAGCATCCCGAGAAGGCAAGCATATCAGACTCAAACCTGCAAACAAAGCCATTATCGCTTTGCCTCAAACAAAGCCATTATCGCAAACCTGCAAACCGAACAGCACAGTGGACACCAGACCACACTCTTAAGGATGTAGAGCAAATAGAAAGCTATAGAgttctacacaaaaaaaaatattttttaaggcATTCTGTCAAACAGTTTCTATTCACTATTTTCCTCTAAGAAGATCCACAGAAACACACACCAATTGGTCACAGTTTCTATCCAAAATCAAGCTTAAACACAAGAATACACATTAACCAATAAGAAAATCAAGCTTAAACACAACAGTTTCTGAAATTTTCAACAGGCAAAACCTGAAAAcagaacaaatatatatatccatGAACCGTTGTCGATCTTCCTCATTAACAATAACAAATAATCATAAGCAAACAAGTACACATCTGATTCAAAGATTAAGCACATAAACA encodes:
- the LOC108834627 gene encoding vacuolar fusion protein CCZ1 homolog B isoform X1 — translated: MTRLSSISPQKPKQRKKNMAQTLDWDVVIDEISGVYEILEAMGMASMSSSNGESLKLCVFDLRRGQNEGHELDKILFFFPPDVSFSSQLSVIGLSEGLIIFTRLFSPEAACEVIEAERHSHVFYEAEPDIWMVMAVEKNKEIEAIWRVDALQKVLKKVHSLFVMFHGSVRSLLDKEPSGGLIGSHLQLYVLFWNF
- the LOC108834627 gene encoding vacuolar fusion protein CCZ1 homolog B isoform X2, which produces MTRLSSISPQKPKQRKKNMAQTLDWDVVIDEISGVYEILEAMGMASMSSSNGESLKLCVFDLRRGQNEGHELDKILFFFPPDVSFSSQLSVIGLSEGLIIFTRLFSPEAACEVIEAERHSHVFYEAEPDIWMVMRKIRRLKPYGGLMHCRRC